The sequence TCGCCTGCAGGGTGTCACCATCAACGACAAGCACATCGAGGTGATCAATCGGCAGATGTTGCGCAAGGTGGAAATCATCACACCCGGTGACACCAAATTCCTCAAAGGGGAACAGGCCGATCGTGCGCGGGTACTCGAAGAGAACGACCGAGTCGCGGCGGAAGACAAGATACCGGCCACCTTCCGGCCGTTACTGCTGGGTATTACCAAGGCATCGCTGGCTACCGAGTCGTTCATCTCCGCCGCCTCGTTCCAGGAAACCACCCGTGTACTCACCGAGGCATCGGTTCGAGGTACGCGCGATGACCTGCGCGGTCTGAAGGAGAACGTGATCGTCGGTCGACTGATCCCGGCCGGGACGGGCCAGGCCTACCACGCGGAGCGGCGCCGCAAGCGTCAACCGGGTATGGTGGAATCCGAAGGGATGGCCGCCAGCGACGTGGAAGAGGCATTGAAGGAGGCGCTGAGCGCTTCTGATAGCGAAAATGCTGAGGTCTGACTGAGCCGTAAATCACCGGGCCCGCCGGTTCTGGCGGGCCCGGTTTTTTTTGCCTGATCCCTGGAGGATTTTAGCGAGATACCGGGTTATTCTCGGGGTTCCCTTGACACCCCAGGGCAGGGTGCATAGAATTCCGCTTCTTTCGACAGGCCGGACCGGCCTGTCGTTTGTTTATAGGCTTTGTCTAGGCAGGAGTTCAGGGATACATGGCAACCGTCAATCAGCTGGTGCGAAAGCCCCGCAAGCGTAAGGTCGCGAAGAGTGCCGTGCCGGCGCTGGAGAAATGCCCGCAGAAACGTGGGGTCTGCACGCGTGTCTACACCACGACGCCGAAGAAACCCAACTCCGCACTCCGCAAAGTGGCGCGCGTGCGCCTGACCAACGGATTTGAAGTAACCACCTACATAGGCGGTGAAGGCCATAATCTGCAGGAGCACTCGGTCGTTCTGATCCGCGGCGGCCGCGTGAAAGACCTGCCTGGTGTGCGCTATCACACCGTGCGCGGCAGTCTCGACACCTCGGGTGTCAACGGGCGCCGCCAGGCTCGTTCGAAATACGGCGCCAAGCGTCCAAAAGGCTGATCCAGAAAGATTTTTCAAGAGTAGGACTTATGTCGAGAAGAAGATTAGCAGAGCCAAGGCAGGTACTCCCGGATCCCAAGTTCGGAAGCGATATGCTGGCCAAGTTCATCAATATGCTGATGGTCAGCGGTAAGAAGTCGGTCGCCGAGATGATCGTCTACGGGGCGCTGGATCGCGTCACCGAAAAGGGTAGCGCCGATTCGCTTGCCGCACTGGAAAAGGCCTTGGATAACGTTCGCCCCTTGGTCGAGGTCAAGAGTCGCCGTGTGGGCGGCGCCACCTATCAGGTGCCCGTGGAGGTTCGCCCGCGTCGTCGTAACGCGCTGGCGATGCGCTGGATGATCGACGCTGCGCGCAAGCGCGGTGAGAAGACCATGGCGCTGCGTCTCGCCGGCGAGATCATGGATGCTGCGGAGAGTCGCGGTAACGCCGTGAAGAAGCGCGAAGACACACACCGTATGGCAGAGGCCAACAAGGCCTTCTCGCACTACCGCTGGTAATCGAACAATTATTGGATTTGTTGTAAGGACTGAAGGCTGTGGCCCGCAAAATTCCTATTGAACGCTATCGCAACATCGGCATCATGGCTCATATCGATGCGGGTAAGACGACGACGACCGAGCGCGTTCTTTTCTATACCGGTATCTCACACAAAATCGGCGAGGTGCATGACGGTGCGGCGGTCATGGACTGGATGGAGCAGGAACAGGAGCGTGGTATCACCATCACTTCCGCTGCGACTACCGCATATTGGAGCGGTATGGAGAAGCAGTTTCCCGAGCATCGCGTCAACATCATCGATACCCCCGGGCACGTCGACTTCACCATTGAGGTAGAGCGTTCGCTGCGGGTGCTGGACGGCGCATGCGCTGTGTTCTGCGCGGTCGGTGGCGTTGAGCCGCAGTCGGAAACGGTGTGGCGCCAGGCCAATAAATACGGTGTGCCGCGCCTGGCGTTCGTCAACAAGATGGACCGTGCCGGCGCCGATTTTCTGCGTGTGGTAGAGCAGATCCGCAAGCGTTTAGGCGCCAACGCCGTGCCTATCCAACTGCCTATCGGTGCAGAGGAAAAGTTCGAGGGCGTCATCGATTTGATCAAGATGAAGGCCATCTATTGGGATGAGGCCA is a genomic window of Pseudomonadota bacterium containing:
- a CDS encoding 30S ribosomal protein S7, whose amino-acid sequence is MSRRRLAEPRQVLPDPKFGSDMLAKFINMLMVSGKKSVAEMIVYGALDRVTEKGSADSLAALEKALDNVRPLVEVKSRRVGGATYQVPVEVRPRRRNALAMRWMIDAARKRGEKTMALRLAGEIMDAAESRGNAVKKREDTHRMAEANKAFSHYRW
- a CDS encoding 30S ribosomal protein S12; translation: MATVNQLVRKPRKRKVAKSAVPALEKCPQKRGVCTRVYTTTPKKPNSALRKVARVRLTNGFEVTTYIGGEGHNLQEHSVVLIRGGRVKDLPGVRYHTVRGSLDTSGVNGRRQARSKYGAKRPKG